The following proteins come from a genomic window of Pyxidicoccus sp. MSG2:
- a CDS encoding biliverdin-producing heme oxygenase: protein MKTETRPHHERTEAAVRLMDPGLTPGDYRRHLEALYGFYVPLEAQLAARLEDAVPALRAHERWKVPLLEEDLRTLGHDDGSLARLPRCALLPSLSGVPEALGCFYVLEGSTLGGQLILRHLKRHFTDVTVGDFAFSRPTVTR from the coding sequence TTGAAGACGGAGACGCGCCCGCACCACGAGCGCACCGAGGCCGCGGTCCGACTGATGGACCCGGGCCTCACACCCGGCGATTACCGCCGCCACCTGGAAGCGCTGTACGGCTTCTACGTTCCGCTGGAGGCACAGCTCGCCGCCCGGCTGGAGGATGCCGTGCCCGCCCTGCGCGCGCATGAGCGCTGGAAGGTGCCGCTGCTGGAGGAGGACCTGCGCACGCTCGGCCATGATGACGGCTCACTGGCCCGGCTCCCCCGCTGCGCCCTGCTGCCGTCACTGTCCGGTGTGCCGGAGGCGCTGGGCTGCTTCTACGTGCTGGAGGGCTCCACCCTGGGAGGTCAGCTCATCCTCCGTCACCTGAAGCGCCACTTCACGGACGTCACCGTGGGCGACTTCGCCTTCTCCAGGCCTACGGTGACGAGGTAG
- a CDS encoding metallophosphoesterase family protein yields the protein MRILTLDTVPTQTWPYQSAAPRGGAEIRHFPLLRGTVDALPEGVEALLVLSDLQGVAPHALHDGAVALLGEVLADTLASLGDAGELPLPAHTGVVLAGDLYSDDSATVRGASGDVREVWNAFAAHYRWVAGVAGNHDSFGSPRDEARFKQQPGVYLLDGEAVELDGLRMGGVGGIIGRPDKPGRREEEEHLRSIRAVLREDPALLVLHAGPDVPGTRVRGSAPIREVLEQREGLLVVCGHAHWEEPLATLHGGTQVLNVDSRAVLLQRAS from the coding sequence ATGCGAATCCTGACACTCGACACGGTGCCGACCCAGACCTGGCCCTATCAGTCCGCGGCACCGCGCGGCGGGGCGGAGATACGCCACTTCCCACTGCTGCGTGGCACGGTGGACGCCCTGCCCGAAGGCGTGGAGGCCCTGCTGGTGCTGTCGGACCTGCAAGGCGTGGCGCCGCACGCGCTGCATGACGGCGCCGTGGCGCTGCTGGGCGAGGTGCTGGCCGACACGCTGGCGTCACTGGGCGATGCGGGAGAGTTGCCGCTCCCGGCGCACACAGGCGTAGTGCTCGCGGGTGACCTGTACTCGGACGACAGCGCCACTGTCCGCGGAGCCTCCGGTGACGTGCGCGAGGTGTGGAACGCCTTCGCCGCGCACTACCGCTGGGTGGCCGGCGTGGCGGGCAACCACGACTCCTTCGGAAGTCCTCGGGACGAGGCGCGCTTCAAGCAGCAGCCCGGCGTGTACCTGCTGGATGGAGAAGCGGTGGAACTGGACGGCCTGCGCATGGGCGGCGTGGGCGGCATCATCGGCCGGCCCGACAAACCGGGACGGCGCGAGGAGGAGGAGCACCTGCGCTCGATACGTGCGGTGCTGCGAGAGGACCCGGCCCTCCTCGTGCTGCACGCGGGGCCGGACGTTCCCGGCACGCGCGTGCGCGGCAGCGCGCCCATCCGCGAGGTGCTGGAGCAACGCGAGGGTCTGCTCGTGGTGTGCGGCCACGCGCACTGGGAGGAGCCGCTCGCCACGCTGCACGGAGGCACGCAGGTGCTCAACGTGGACAGCCGCGCGGTGCTGCTCCAGCGAGCGAGCTGA
- a CDS encoding response regulator yields the protein MTERRPLLLVEDSDADAVALERIARRLPLPLPLVRLRDGESALDYLYQRGGYAGATRPALVLLDLHMPGMGGREVLSRLKADPVLRCIPVIIFSSSTERQDVEGAYADGANSYLFKPEPGEQLEAAARALQSFWLAAARLPGPEDSPT from the coding sequence ATGACGGAGCGGCGGCCCCTCCTCCTCGTGGAGGACAGCGACGCGGACGCGGTGGCGCTCGAGCGCATCGCCCGGCGGCTTCCCCTCCCGCTGCCCCTGGTGCGCCTGAGGGATGGCGAGAGCGCGCTGGACTACCTCTACCAGCGCGGCGGCTACGCCGGGGCCACGCGGCCGGCGCTGGTCCTGTTGGATTTGCACATGCCGGGCATGGGCGGCCGCGAGGTGCTGTCCCGCCTCAAGGCGGACCCGGTGCTGCGCTGCATCCCCGTCATCATCTTCTCCAGCTCGACGGAGCGGCAGGACGTGGAGGGCGCCTACGCGGACGGCGCCAACAGCTACCTCTTCAAGCCGGAGCCCGGCGAGCAGTTGGAGGCCGCCGCGCGCGCGCTCCAGTCCTTCTGGCTCGCCGCGGCGCGGCTGCCGGGCCCGGAGGACTCACCGACATGA
- a CDS encoding hybrid sensor histidine kinase/response regulator, with translation MSLRVLLVDDSPSDRLAVRRALERDPDATWLLESVMSAEEALARIAAAPPDVMLVDYHLPGMTGLGLLRELHARYPGAAPAVVVLTGSGSERVAVDAMKAGAQDYLIKDAYSAERLRRSLRGAVDTVRMTRELEDRRVRAERAERAAQEALAVRDELFALATHDLKGPIQIIALNAQVLRRQFPEGTLKPTQESRLDHIVRAAYRMGELIDHFLEATRGQEQPLRRERLDLRALVGSKVHALEASARHRFILNEEGGDLTGHWDARALERVLENLLGNAVKYSAPGTTVTVMLAEERGNPSNGVRLEVSDEGIGIPAEDLPHVFERFRRGRNVSRDVSGSGVGLASARRMVELHGGTIQVESQEGRGTTFIVRLPRGMPDSAEPARAQGADAEAGEGSSSANSR, from the coding sequence ATGAGCCTTCGCGTGCTGCTGGTGGACGACAGTCCCTCAGACCGGCTTGCCGTGCGCCGCGCCCTGGAGCGCGACCCGGATGCGACCTGGCTGCTGGAGTCCGTCATGTCCGCGGAGGAGGCCCTGGCGCGCATCGCCGCCGCGCCGCCGGACGTCATGCTGGTGGACTACCACCTGCCGGGCATGACGGGCCTGGGCCTGCTGCGAGAGCTGCACGCGCGCTACCCGGGGGCGGCCCCCGCGGTGGTGGTGCTCACCGGCAGCGGCAGCGAGCGCGTCGCGGTGGATGCGATGAAGGCGGGCGCGCAGGACTACCTCATCAAGGACGCCTACAGCGCGGAGCGCCTGCGCCGCAGCCTCCGGGGCGCGGTGGACACGGTGCGCATGACGCGCGAATTGGAGGACCGCCGCGTGCGCGCCGAGCGCGCGGAGCGGGCCGCCCAGGAGGCGCTGGCCGTGCGCGACGAGCTGTTCGCCCTGGCCACGCACGACCTCAAGGGGCCCATTCAAATCATCGCCCTCAATGCCCAGGTGCTGCGCCGCCAGTTCCCCGAGGGCACCCTCAAGCCCACGCAGGAGTCGCGGTTGGACCACATCGTCCGCGCCGCGTACCGCATGGGCGAGCTCATCGACCACTTCCTGGAGGCGACGCGCGGCCAGGAGCAGCCGCTGCGCCGCGAACGCCTGGATTTGCGCGCGCTGGTGGGTTCCAAGGTGCACGCGCTGGAGGCGTCCGCCCGGCACCGCTTCATCCTGAACGAGGAGGGCGGGGACCTCACCGGCCACTGGGACGCCCGCGCCCTGGAGCGCGTGCTGGAGAACCTGCTGGGCAACGCGGTGAAGTACAGCGCCCCCGGCACCACCGTCACGGTGATGCTGGCAGAGGAGCGGGGCAACCCGTCGAACGGGGTGCGGCTGGAGGTGTCCGACGAGGGCATCGGCATTCCCGCCGAGGACCTGCCCCATGTCTTCGAGCGCTTCCGGCGCGGGCGCAACGTGTCCCGGGACGTCTCCGGCAGCGGGGTGGGACTGGCCAGCGCGCGCCGCATGGTGGAACTGCACGGGGGCACCATCCAGGTGGAGAGCCAGGAGGGCCGTGGCACCACCTTCATCGTGCGCCTGCCGCGTGGCATGCCCGACAGCGCGGAGCCGGCGCGAGCGCAGGGGGCGGACGCCGAAGCCGGCGAGGGCTCCTCGTCCGCGAACTCCCGGTGA
- a CDS encoding DUF1585 domain-containing protein: MDRVRCLAALAGAAFLLALPASAEEAVCAPVAKVPLERHLRQLSLDLLGRPPSYEEYKAAQAKGSVDVEDIRAMMGKDEFYARIRNYHRALLRSNLSASVFDNGNSRLNGSGAADSILFFGNNSSTGLRGVNGAGCDSAIEQDACLTATQPDAHAAPLREKVLKCRDDMGVPMPVSFDYDTNFYKCTALATATSNAVSTCADLAANATWKKYTYFCDRRGAAMDSFLCLPDPGKSTTAALTVEVTDASGRVTAFEHPNIPSKPTLTDLKRCTLDLELKDNVKGNYAPRRGCVQREGYVMTAKPPYWATATTPASVKVCAIEAQDRAQNPWTMASCEAARFASDRSCGCGDRLRRCEVNAITAQGVRSVHDMRVAAFNEEPLRIAESVVKRDEPYFNILTTRRSFVNGTLAEYYRQKQGVGVFSVTSPADAQTIPAIPYEENGAWVEYTRDAQHAGVLTTPAFLYRFPTQRARVNEFYEAFLCKTFSPPADASLPPPEDSCNRQNNLAVRCGCNYCHATIEPTGAHWGRYAERAAQFLPGDQFPRFDPKCRDCALNGDTNCGGECGQYVMQAYDGDGANSLGMLKTYLYRTADEEQNIEAGPQLLVQRMLQTGDLERCTVKRIWNEFLGRPMTTEEQRMYLTPLSQDFAKSGHKLKSLIERVVTTDAYRRID; this comes from the coding sequence TTGGACCGTGTGCGTTGCCTCGCCGCCCTGGCTGGCGCCGCCTTCCTTCTGGCCCTGCCGGCTTCCGCTGAAGAAGCCGTCTGTGCGCCCGTCGCGAAGGTGCCCCTGGAGCGGCACCTCCGTCAGCTGTCGTTGGACCTGCTCGGCCGCCCCCCCAGCTATGAGGAGTACAAGGCCGCCCAGGCCAAGGGCTCCGTCGACGTGGAGGACATCCGCGCGATGATGGGCAAGGACGAGTTCTACGCCCGCATCCGCAACTACCACCGGGCGCTGCTCCGCTCGAACCTCTCCGCGAGCGTCTTCGACAACGGCAACTCGCGCCTGAACGGCTCGGGCGCCGCCGACAGCATCCTCTTCTTCGGCAACAACAGCTCCACCGGGCTGCGCGGCGTCAACGGCGCCGGGTGTGACTCCGCCATTGAACAGGACGCCTGCCTCACCGCGACGCAGCCGGACGCGCACGCGGCGCCCCTGCGCGAGAAGGTGCTCAAGTGCCGGGACGACATGGGCGTGCCCATGCCCGTGTCCTTCGACTACGACACCAACTTCTACAAGTGCACGGCGCTGGCCACCGCGACGAGCAACGCGGTGAGCACGTGCGCCGACCTGGCCGCCAACGCCACCTGGAAGAAGTACACGTACTTCTGTGACAGGCGCGGGGCCGCCATGGACTCGTTCCTCTGCCTGCCGGACCCGGGCAAGAGCACCACCGCCGCGCTGACGGTGGAGGTGACGGACGCCAGCGGCCGCGTCACCGCCTTCGAGCACCCGAACATCCCCTCCAAGCCCACGCTGACGGACCTCAAGCGCTGCACGCTGGACCTGGAGCTGAAGGACAACGTGAAGGGCAACTACGCCCCGCGCCGCGGCTGCGTCCAGCGCGAGGGCTATGTGATGACCGCGAAGCCGCCGTACTGGGCCACGGCCACCACGCCCGCGTCCGTCAAGGTGTGTGCGATTGAAGCGCAGGACCGCGCGCAGAACCCGTGGACCATGGCCTCGTGCGAGGCGGCGCGCTTCGCCAGTGACCGCAGTTGCGGCTGCGGGGACCGCCTGCGCCGCTGCGAGGTGAACGCGATTACGGCCCAGGGTGTCCGCTCCGTGCACGACATGCGCGTGGCCGCCTTCAACGAGGAGCCGCTGCGCATCGCCGAGTCGGTGGTGAAGCGCGACGAGCCCTACTTCAACATCCTCACCACCCGCCGCTCCTTCGTGAACGGCACCCTGGCCGAGTACTACCGGCAGAAGCAGGGCGTGGGCGTCTTCAGCGTGACGTCCCCCGCGGACGCGCAGACCATCCCCGCCATCCCCTACGAGGAGAACGGCGCCTGGGTGGAGTACACGCGCGACGCGCAGCACGCGGGCGTCCTCACCACCCCCGCCTTCCTCTACCGCTTCCCCACCCAGCGCGCGCGGGTGAACGAGTTCTACGAGGCCTTCCTCTGCAAGACGTTCTCCCCGCCGGCGGACGCCTCGCTGCCTCCCCCCGAGGACTCCTGCAACCGGCAGAACAACCTCGCGGTGCGCTGCGGCTGCAACTACTGCCACGCGACGATTGAACCCACCGGCGCGCACTGGGGCCGCTACGCCGAGCGCGCCGCCCAGTTCCTCCCTGGGGACCAGTTCCCCCGCTTCGACCCCAAGTGCCGCGACTGCGCCCTCAACGGCGACACCAACTGCGGCGGCGAGTGCGGCCAGTACGTCATGCAGGCGTATGACGGCGACGGCGCCAACAGCCTGGGCATGCTCAAGACGTACCTCTACCGCACGGCCGACGAGGAGCAGAACATCGAGGCCGGCCCCCAGTTGCTCGTCCAGCGCATGCTGCAGACGGGTGATTTGGAGCGCTGCACGGTGAAGCGCATCTGGAACGAGTTCCTCGGCCGGCCCATGACGACCGAGGAGCAGCGCATGTACCTGACGCCGCTGTCGCAGGACTTCGCGAAGAGCGGCCACAAGCTCAAGTCGCTCATCGAGCGGGTGGTGACGACGGACGCCTACCGGAGGATTGATTAA
- a CDS encoding ATP-binding protein, producing MPLPAPELDLTQCDREPIHLLGGVQPHGVLLAFRESDLTVAVVSANVEALFGLSPAALRGQSVTRVLDADSLRRVRAGTASGPVRVKAGDRPCSALLHDSDGLTVLELEPLTADARADEDALDAVHRLVSPLGLARGTSSLLQSTADAVRALIGFDRVMVYRFHADWHGEVVAESRGEGVDSFMGMHFPATDIPVQARALYTRNPLRLIADAAARPVALVPPTLPDTQRPLDLSGAALRSVSEVHLEYLRNMGVGASFSVSLLKDGALWGLIACHHLSPRHVSAARRQACEVLARLLALQLGAEERGAEAVSRARRAGLQGQLVTRLGEGPSLPVALEANGALLLELTGASGAALLLGDVLESGAHADRDAGEAPLLFGKTPGEAEVRALAAWLAKDFGMGATFHTERLGTRYTPLAASADVAAGLLAVRLDPEAPRFALWFRPEVARTVTWAGNPRKPAEPEAGHARLHPRASFDAWREEVRGASTPWTAADVEAAESFRGALAGVVLRHAAELSRLSRALARSNEELESFSGTVGHDLKEPLRGIQQYTAFFLEDHEATLDAEGREHLHAVGWLARRAQAMLEDLFEFSRLGRLELAWGETDMQELVDEVLITLSARLREGRAEVRLPRRLPRVSCDAVRIHQVWANLISNAAKYQAAEPHWVELGYFGPGESRPGPADRPGAPYVFYVKDPGIGIAPQFHETIFEMFRRLHPAQAYGGGSGAGLAIARRLVRLHGGELWVDSAPGQGSTFYFTLGRGAE from the coding sequence ATGCCTCTTCCCGCACCTGAGCTGGACCTCACCCAGTGCGACAGGGAGCCCATCCACCTGCTCGGCGGAGTGCAGCCGCACGGCGTGCTGCTGGCCTTCCGAGAGTCCGACCTCACCGTGGCGGTGGTGAGCGCCAACGTGGAAGCGCTGTTCGGCCTGTCACCCGCCGCGCTGCGAGGCCAGTCCGTCACGCGCGTGCTGGACGCGGACTCGCTGCGGCGCGTGCGCGCCGGCACCGCCTCCGGGCCCGTGCGCGTGAAGGCGGGAGACCGCCCCTGCTCCGCGCTGCTGCACGACAGTGACGGCCTCACGGTGCTGGAATTGGAGCCCCTCACGGCTGACGCGAGGGCGGACGAGGACGCGCTCGACGCCGTGCACCGGCTGGTGTCGCCCCTGGGGCTCGCGCGGGGCACGTCCTCGCTCCTCCAGTCCACCGCGGACGCGGTGCGCGCGCTCATCGGCTTCGACCGCGTCATGGTGTACCGCTTCCACGCAGACTGGCACGGCGAGGTGGTGGCCGAGAGCCGCGGCGAGGGTGTGGACAGCTTCATGGGGATGCACTTCCCCGCGACCGACATCCCCGTCCAGGCCCGCGCCCTCTACACGCGCAACCCGCTGCGCCTCATCGCGGATGCGGCGGCGCGTCCGGTGGCGCTGGTGCCACCCACGCTGCCGGACACGCAGCGCCCGCTCGACCTGTCCGGCGCCGCCCTGCGCAGCGTGTCCGAGGTGCACCTGGAGTACCTGCGCAACATGGGCGTGGGCGCGTCCTTCTCCGTGTCGTTGCTGAAGGACGGCGCGCTGTGGGGCCTCATCGCCTGCCACCACCTCTCGCCGCGCCACGTGTCCGCCGCCCGGCGCCAGGCGTGCGAGGTGCTCGCGCGGCTGCTGGCCCTCCAGCTCGGCGCCGAGGAGCGCGGCGCGGAGGCTGTCTCGCGCGCCCGCCGCGCGGGCCTCCAGGGCCAGCTCGTCACCCGACTGGGCGAGGGCCCCTCGCTCCCCGTCGCGCTGGAGGCGAACGGCGCGCTGCTGCTGGAGCTGACCGGCGCCTCCGGCGCGGCGCTGCTGCTCGGCGACGTCCTCGAGTCGGGGGCGCACGCGGACAGGGATGCGGGAGAAGCACCCCTCCTCTTCGGGAAGACGCCCGGCGAGGCCGAGGTGCGGGCCCTGGCCGCGTGGCTCGCGAAGGACTTTGGCATGGGCGCTACCTTCCACACCGAGCGCCTGGGCACGCGGTACACACCGCTGGCCGCGAGCGCGGACGTGGCCGCGGGCCTGCTCGCGGTGCGGTTGGACCCCGAGGCCCCGCGCTTCGCCCTCTGGTTCCGCCCGGAAGTGGCGCGCACCGTCACCTGGGCGGGCAATCCGCGCAAGCCCGCGGAGCCCGAGGCCGGCCATGCGCGGCTGCACCCTCGCGCCTCCTTCGACGCGTGGCGCGAAGAGGTGCGCGGCGCGAGCACCCCGTGGACGGCCGCGGACGTGGAGGCGGCGGAGTCCTTCCGCGGCGCGCTCGCGGGCGTGGTGCTGCGTCACGCGGCGGAGCTGTCCCGCCTGTCGCGCGCCCTGGCCCGCTCCAATGAGGAGCTGGAGTCCTTCAGCGGCACCGTGGGGCACGACCTCAAGGAGCCGCTGCGCGGCATCCAGCAGTACACGGCCTTCTTCCTGGAGGACCACGAGGCCACACTGGACGCGGAGGGCCGCGAGCACCTCCATGCGGTGGGGTGGCTCGCCCGCCGCGCCCAGGCGATGCTGGAAGACCTCTTCGAGTTCAGCCGTCTCGGCCGCCTGGAATTGGCCTGGGGCGAGACGGACATGCAGGAGCTGGTGGACGAGGTGCTCATCACCCTCTCCGCGCGCCTGCGGGAGGGGCGTGCCGAGGTGCGCCTGCCGCGCCGCCTGCCTCGCGTCTCCTGCGACGCCGTCCGCATTCATCAGGTGTGGGCCAATCTCATCTCCAACGCGGCCAAGTACCAGGCAGCCGAGCCGCACTGGGTGGAGCTGGGCTACTTCGGACCGGGGGAATCCAGGCCCGGCCCGGCGGACCGTCCGGGTGCGCCCTACGTTTTCTATGTGAAAGACCCGGGCATCGGCATCGCTCCGCAGTTCCACGAGACCATCTTCGAGATGTTCCGACGGCTGCACCCCGCGCAGGCGTATGGCGGAGGCTCCGGCGCGGGGCTCGCGATTGCGCGCCGGCTGGTGCGGCTGCACGGCGGCGAGCTGTGGGTGGACTCCGCGCCGGGGCAGGGCTCCACCTTCTACTTCACGCTCGGCCGGGGGGCGGAATGA
- a CDS encoding DUF420 domain-containing protein: MSNAAPAALPSRVSDRTFFAFTAVVSVAALSFLAWLLLVRRGGAGGVDLRFLPAVNAGLNATAAALLIAGWVAVKRGARKVHQYLMVSAFVASSLFLVCYLAYHYAHGSTRYVGDWRGLYLAILASHVLLSMPVVPMALVSFYFAWRKEFTRHRKVTRWLAPIWVYVSVTGVVVFFMLRGSVPAVP; the protein is encoded by the coding sequence ATGTCGAACGCCGCCCCCGCTGCCCTTCCCTCTCGCGTGAGTGACAGGACCTTCTTCGCCTTCACGGCGGTGGTGTCCGTGGCCGCGCTGTCGTTCCTCGCCTGGCTGCTGCTGGTGCGGCGCGGGGGCGCGGGGGGCGTGGATCTGCGCTTCCTGCCGGCGGTCAACGCGGGGCTCAACGCGACGGCGGCGGCGCTGCTCATCGCCGGGTGGGTGGCGGTGAAGCGCGGAGCCAGGAAGGTGCACCAGTACCTGATGGTGTCCGCCTTCGTGGCGTCGTCCCTGTTCCTGGTGTGCTACCTGGCCTACCACTACGCGCACGGCAGCACGCGCTACGTGGGGGACTGGCGCGGGCTGTACCTGGCCATCCTGGCGAGCCACGTGCTGCTGTCCATGCCGGTGGTGCCCATGGCGCTGGTGTCCTTCTACTTCGCGTGGCGCAAGGAGTTCACCCGGCACCGCAAGGTGACGCGGTGGCTGGCGCCCATCTGGGTGTACGTGTCGGTGACGGGCGTCGTCGTCTTCTTCATGCTCCGCGGCAGCGTGCCCGCGGTGCCGTAG